The Trichomycterus rosablanca isolate fTriRos1 chromosome 13, fTriRos1.hap1, whole genome shotgun sequence sequence ATAAACAAATACACCATAatgaccaaaagtttgtggacacctgaacgtGAACTTGCTGGATCAGCGTGGCAGTGGGAGTGGCaggacaggtgtccacatacttctggctataCGGTATAGTGTCATTTATTTCCTCTCTGGGAATCTGCATCACAGATACGAGGAGTAAAGACGAGAAGGAAGCCGAGGAGATGGAGCTCTTCACCAGATACTACACCGAGTGGAAGGGAGGAGGGAGCGGAGAGAGAACGTTCAAACACATCCCACGCTTCTACTACAGGGTGAGTGCTGGTGTACACGCCCATCAGCCAGAATATTCAAACCACCCCCAAAACGAGCATGTGGACACTATTCTGTAGCCCTGGTCCACGTGAGGGTGAGGGGTCTGTTAGAAGTCGGGCTGATGTTGATTGAAGCAGATCTGCTCAGCTTAAAGACCTGAGGGACTTTGATCAGGACCGGACTGTTAGCAAGGGGTGTCACAGGCAGTCGTGGTGTGTCCCGACCCACCGTGCTCCGAGGAGGTACGAGCCAGAGGAGACCATGTCTCCTGTACACTCACATTTAGCCGATTTTTAAACTGTGTCTACAACATCAGCCGTTCCTCAGAGCTCAGTGAAGGGTAACGAATATCCACAGTCACACTCCAGAATCCTGAAGACGAGGTGCGTCTGCTTTTGATCCAGCTGGTCTGcgttaatgctcatggtttcgGAACAGACGCATGACAAGATTGtaatcaggtgtccagatacttttggcgtGTGTTTTCATTTCACGTTCTGGTGAGCAGCTCCCTGCGGAGGATGAAGTTCTGCTACAGAAGCTGAGGGAAGAGTCGAGAGCCGTGTTCCTGCAGAGGAAGAGCCGAGAACTGCTGGATAACGAAGAGCTCCAGGTACAGACCGAACACGTTAAGGTCAGGTACGGTGTGAACAGCCGCCCTGATCGGGACCGGTGTAACGAGACCCCATGTTGTCTCCTCTGATGTTCCACAGAACCTGTGGTTTCTTCTCGACAAGCACCAGGTTCCCCCGACCACCGGAGACGAGGCCATGATCGACTACGAGAGCTTCCTGAAAGTGGGAGAGAGCGCCGGAGCGAAGTGCGAGTACGAGCAGAACCGCCGGCGGTAAAAAAATACCCTCCGCGATGGCGTCTAACCGGGCGGACGAGTGAACCcggatttctttctttcttctgttCCTCAGGTCGTTCTTCACCGCCAGAGTTTACGCCAAGCTGCTTCTCAACGATCCGTACGGGCGCATCTCCATCATGCAGTTCTTCAACTACGTCATGAGGAAAGGTCGGCCTTCATTCTGCTGCTCTTACACCCCCATATATTGATTTAATTATGTGGACAGTGGGCAGGGAGGTCATTTGCGCTAGCCCacaactgctgggatccaggctTTCAATCCTGTTCTGTGCTATCAACCCaccgggcgtctacatacagacgccATCGGCAGGATATTTTTCCAAGCGACCCACATTCATGAAAACTAAATAAACGTAATTAATAAAatttgagccgctcaggtggcgcagcggtagaaacacacgctggaaccggagctggatcttgaatacatcgtatcgagtctcggctctacccgccggctgaggctgagcggccacatgaacgacgattggccggttgttcagatatgggcgggactaagccggacggggtctctctctcatgaccggtgcgattacgacctctgctggctgattggtggcgtctgcacagagatgagaaaagagtgctctcagggtgcgtctctccgtacacgacgCTGAGCCGCACCGCACTCGTCTAAGtgcaggtgatgagatgcatacggctgctgcccacgtgtcggagggggcgtgggttagcttcgttctcctcaatcagagcggggatcggcattggtggagaggaagcgtgacgcaatccgGCAACTGGACgccctaaaaagggagaaaatgcataaaaaaatatgcacaatctagtcccactgtggtttacaaggagTAGCATAAAGCCTTCACAAGGGGGCATCTGTgtacatttatttcttttttatttgtttgtttaattattataactttttaaaaaaccCTGTTATTTCATCGTATTAGCATCTGttagagactgttatagctgcaacacTCGAATCCAGTAATTAGaagtggcgtcccaatacttttgaccatatggtGTATGAACCCTGATGAGTTTAACACGTTCTCCTGTGTTTCCTGGTCAGTCTGGCTGCATCAGACGCGTATCGGTCTGAGTCTGTACGACGTGGCGGGTCAGGGCTTCCTGCGCGAGTCTGTGAGTAACATCTCAGTCTTACTGCTGGGTTTAGAACCTAGAACCTCTCACAACCACACGTCCGTTTCTACAGGACCTGGAGAACTACATCCTGGAGCTGATCCCCACCCTGCCTCAGCTGGACGGGCTGGAGAAATCCTTCTACTCCTTTTACGTCTGCACCGCCGTCCGcaagttcttcttcttcctcgacCCCCTCAGAACAGGTTTGGAGACGGACCGCGGTCCTCAACACCAATAACGAAACACAGAACCAAATACAGTTAGTTCATTCAAATGGTGGcagtctggtcccactgtggtttacaagatgtaacgtaaagcctccacaagggggcgtctGTGTACAGGTTTAtttctgtttgtgtctgttaaaatctgtcgattattattattattattattattattattattattattattattatgctttaAATTCCTGGTTGGTTTTTACTGTAGGTGGTTGGACATTTATGATGGACACCATATTACTGCTGGAATGTTATCAACTGTTGGCCCAAGGCAGGTTGGGTTTATGAGTTTATGAGATTCGATTTGGCCCTCTAGGAGGATATCTATAGGATTGGGGTACTGCATGTTCCTCAGTATGTTCCTCAGTGTGTTCCTCAGGATGTTCCTCAGTATGTTCCTCAGGGTGTTTCTCAGGATGTTCCTCTGGAAGTTCCTTAGGGTGTTTTTCAGGATGTTCCTCAAGGTGTTCCTCAGTATGTTCCTCAGTATGTTCCTCAGGGTGTTCCTCAGTATGTTCCTCAGGGTGTTCCTCAGTATGTTCCTCAGGGTGTTCCTCAGGATGTTCCTCTGGAAGTTCCTTAGGGTGTTTTTCAGGATGTTCCTCAAGGTGTTCCTCAGGGTGTTTCTCAGGATGTTCCTCAGGATGTTTCTCAGGGTGTTCCTCAGGGTGTTCCTCAGGATGTTTCTCAGGGTGTTCCTCAGGGTGTTCCACAGTATGTTTCTCAGGGTGTTTCTCAGGGTGTTCCTCAGGATGTTTCTCAGGATGTTCCTCAGGATGTTCCTCAGGGTGTTCCACAGTATGTTTCTCAAGGTGTTCCTCAGGATGTTCCTCAGGATGTTTCTCAGGGTGTTCCTCAGGGTGTTCCACAGTATGTTTCTCAGGGTGTTCCTCAGTATGTTCCTCAGGATGTTCCTCAAGGTGTTTCTCAGGATGTTCCTCAGGATGTTCCTCAAGGTGTTCCTTAGGATGTTTCTCAGGGTATTCCTCAGGAAGTTCCTCAGGGTGTTCCTTGATCAGATGTTGTTGGATTCCTGTGCACTCGAGTGCATCCACttgtgctatcgacctggccaGATAATGATAAGGACCCAAAAAACGAGAGTGGGGTATTGGAGGAGCATACTACACTCTGTGCATTCCTCCACCACGCCTACTGATACCTCCACATCCCAGCAGGAGGCGCCGTTACAGCAGCAAGAACGTTTCCCTCATCAGAAATGGTCCTGGAAAATTATTATGAATTCAAAATCCCGAAAGCAGCGACTTCGAGTTCTGTGGTTCAAATCTCTGACCGGGTGCTTAACAGATACGTGTGCAACAGCGCCTCCTGCTGCCTGCCTGGTCGAGGTGGAAGAACACACAGAGCATAGTGTGACTCTCTCTATCTGTACATGGCGATACAGCGGCAGTGTGAAGAAGCTGCTGGTGACTTTATTAGGGAAGTggacatgactaaattgggagtaaAATATaggtgtttttttgtgtgtccTGTTTAGGGAAGATTAAGATTCAGGACATCCTGGCGTGCAGTTTCCTGGATGATCTTCTTGAGGTAGCGCACCACAGAATACGAAGCTGAACCTTCATCCTCATCACCATCCTCATCCTTGAACATGTTCTCCTTTTCATTCCAGCTCAGAGATGAAGAGCTTTCCAAAGAGAGTCAAGAGTCCAACTGGTTCTCGGCTCCTTCTGCCCTCCGTGTTTACGGTACAGAAGAAGCGCCCGtgctcaggcgtccacatacttctgccaCATGGTGTGTgttacatgctgtgtgtgtgtgtgtgtgtgtgtgtgtgtgtgtgcaggtcagTACCTGAACCTGGATAAGGATCACAACGGGATGCTGAGTAAAGACGAGCTGTCTCGCTACGGAACAGGAACCTTGACCACTGTTTTCCTGGACCGGGTTTACCAGGAGTGTCTCACCTACGATGGTGAAATGGTAAACAGTGTAGCTAGCACTCGGTGTGTCGCCCTGACCAGGGTCTCAGTGGGCCCGGAGTGACCcggatttgtgatgtttgtctCCAGGACTATAAGACGTACCTGGACTTCGTTCTGGCTCTGGAGAACCGGAAGGAACCTGCGGCGCTGCAGTACATCTTCAAACTGCTGGACATGGAGAACAAGGGCTACCTCAACGTCTTCGCCCTCCACTACTTCTTCAGGGTACAGAGACCGGGGTGGGGGGGTTATGAGTTATCCTTTGTCCAGTCCTATGATCTGATCTCTGAGCTGCTAATAGTGTCAATAATAATTCATGAGCTCATGTAACTGTGTGCAGGCCATTCAGGAGCAGATGAAGATCCATGGGCAGGAGCCAGTGTCCTTCCAGGACGTCAAAGTATGTAGCGGTTTACACGTTTTCCCATGGTTCTTGTAAATTCAGGAAGTTCCTCAGGGTGTTCCTCAGGGTGTTCCTTAGGGTGTTCCTCAGGGTGTTCCTCAGGAAGTTCCTCAGGGTGTTCCTCAGGAAGTTCCTTAGGGTGTTCCTCAGGAAATTCCTCAGGGTGTTCCTCAGGAAGTTCCTCTGGATGTTCCTCAGGAAGTTCCTCAGGGTGTTCCTTAGGAAGTTCCTCAGGGTGTTCCTCAGGATGTTCCTCAGTCAGTGTGGGAACGTTGTACTTTATTAAACTGTGCATTTTCCTCATCTTGTGTGCAGGATGAAATCTTCGACATGGTGAAGCCCATAGATCCGTACAAGCTCACGCTGCAGGATCTGGTGAACAGCGGGCAGGGCGACACGGTCACCAGCATCCTCATCGACCTGAATGGCTTCTGGACCTACGAGAACAGGGAGGTTCTGGTCACCACCGACGAGAACAACGCCGCAGATCTGGAGGACACATGACGTTCACCATGTCCAAATACTCTCTCCTGGAGATAAACAGACTTGTATTAGGTACCTGTAGGTCCTAGTGACTGATCAAGGGTCagactggccaaaagtatgtggacaccaatcCCAGTTATTGAGTAGCTCACAAGGAACTCTGTAGCTGCACAAAACCTGGACCTCGGTTCCTTAAGTCAGAGCCACGCCCTTCTCATCCATGTTTATATTCATTAAGGTTAAGAGGTTAAGAGCTTTATAGTCATAACAGTGGTGCATTGTGGGGGTTAGAACCTTTCTGTGCCCATGCTGATTCCTTTGGGTGTCGGGTTGGGTCCAGGTCTTGGTGGGTCGGTTAAAAGGTTAGCataggatgtccagcaagctcattatcaggcgtccacatacttttgttcatacatTAGAGCTCAAGACTCTCATGAGGTACCTGAAACAAACCTGGAGGAGTGTGAGGAGCGGAGACTGTCTGAGTTTCAACAGTTTATTGAGTAAGTTTCTATACAAAAAGGtgaaaagtgtaaataaataataaaatttttcaaacagagtgtgtgtgtgttcagtgtgtgtgtgtgtgtgtgtgtatgagtgtgtgtgtgtgtgtgtgtgtgtgagtgagtgtgtgtgtgtgtgtatgagtgtgtgtgtgtgtgttcagtgtgtgtgtgtgtgtatgagtgtgtgtgtgtgtgtgtgtgtgtgagtgagtgagtgtgtgtgtgtatgagtgtgtgtgtgtatgagtgtgtgtgtgtgttcagtgtgtgtgtgtgtgtgagtgagtgtgtgagtgtgtgtgtgtgtgtatgagtgtgtgtgtgagtgtgtgtgtgtgtgtgtgtatgagtgtgtgtgtgtgtgtgtgtgttcagtgtgtgtgtgagagagagtgtgtgtgtatgagtgtgtgtgttcagtgtgtgtgtgtgtgagagagagtgtgtgtgtgtgtgtgtgtgtgtgtgagagagtgtgtgtgtgtatgagagagagtgtgtgtgtgtgtgtgtgtgtgtatgagtgtgtgtgtgtatgagtgtgtgtgttcagtgtgtgtgtgtgagagagagtgtgtgtgtatgagtgtgtgtgtgtgtatgagtgtgtgtgtgtatgagtgtgtgtgtgtatgagagagagtgtgtgtgtgtgtgtgagagagtgtgtgtgtgtatgagtgtgtgtgttcagtgtgtgtgtgtgtatgagtgtgtgtgtgtatgtgtgtgtgtgtgtgtgtgtataaagcagGTCCATGTGCAGAGTCATttccctgaacacacacacacacacacacacacacacacacactgaacacacacacacacacacacacacactgaacacacacacacacacacacactgtcagcaTCAGTGAGTAGAGATGGATTTAAACGCACTACATATCAAAAGCATGTGCAGTAATATATGCCCGTCAACACTGGGTGCAATAACAGCCTCCGCTCGCCTGAGATTGGTATTGAATAGGGTTCAGGTCAAACGCGGTCATGAGGGGTTCGAGCGGTGCTAACGTAGTGTGTCAGacattttattaggaacacctctCCGGTGAAGAACTTCGTAggtatacaatgactgactgggACTGACGTGACATGGTAGTGTGCTGTTCTGTGTATGTCTGAGTGCAGCGGGTGCAGCAGTGTTTTGAACACttcatcccaacaacactgctgcacctgctatacACCATGACCGTTTCATTAACGAGCAAGGTAATGGAAGTGAGTGCGCATCAAATGGgatacagtcagtcattgtatacccacaaagttcacctgtgtCTAGTAGATGGTAGGTGTCTAATAATGTAGTCGGTGAACGatgggtgttcctaataaagtgctcggtggTGGGATTTTGAGATGATAGAAGGTCCTACAGAGATGATCACACATGAAATGATTAGTGGCGGGAGTCGGCCGCGCGGCGCAGGAGCAAAGCGAGAGTTAGCGGTTCAGTCCGGGGGTTAGACGGGATTAGCACCGACGCGGCGAGAACGTTCGGTCCTGTGTGGATCAGGACTGTCGCGACTCCTGTTCCATCTCGAACGTCATGTTGACGAAGGAGGTCGTGCCCTCGGGCTGCTCCAGCGTCGGGGTCCGGTCCCggtcctggtcctggtcctggtcctggtcccGGTGCTGCTGGTCGAACCGCCGCTCGGCCTCTTCGGACAGGCGGttctcctcctccacctcctcctcctgcgGACAGACCCTCAGATTAGATGACCCTCAGCCTGACCACGCCCACTTCTCTAAGAGATTGGTGGGTGATGCTGATTGGTCAGAATTCAACACATGATATCAGAGCAGCGCTGGAAAGTGTAGTCCAGTTTGGATGGACTTTCCCGCCTTTATctaccaatttagtcatatccgattACATTTACCGCATTTAgtggacgcctttatccaaagcgacttacagttttgagcaattgagggttaagggcctcgctcaggggcccaacagtggcgactggGTGGTGGCGGGACtcgaaccgggaaccttctgattactagtccagtaccgtaaccactgagctatcactgccctgatagttacagtactgtgacagtatacaatctaagcaattgagacttaagggccttgctcaagggcccaacagtgacggggcttgaactggcaaccttctgattactggagcaGTACCTTAACCCGATTGCTGATTGTGAATCCGCTACTGCTTGATCtaggagagccggatcaccccccccccccccccccagaacGACCGTCCCAGTTTATAGTCccagtttatagttccagtttatagtcccagtttatagttttagtttatagttccagtttatagtcccagtttatagtcccagtttatagttccagtttatagttccagtttatagttccagtttatagtcccagtttatagtcccagtttatagttccagtttatagtcccagtttatagttccagtttatagtcccagtttatagttttagtttatagttccagtttatagtcccagtttatagtcccagtttatagttccagtttatagttccagtttatagtcccagtttatagttccagtttatagttccagtttatagtcccagtttatagttccagtttatagttccagtttatagtcccagtttatagttagtttatagttccagtttatagttccagtttatagtcccagtttatagttccagtttatagtcccagtttatagttccagtttatagttccagtttatagtcccagtttatagttagtttat is a genomic window containing:
- the ppp2r3c gene encoding serine/threonine-protein phosphatase 2A regulatory subunit B'' subunit gamma, yielding MESEKTAQWKEILKRRLASAKTDTRSKDEKEAEEMELFTRYYTEWKGGGSGERTFKHIPRFYYRLPAEDEVLLQKLREESRAVFLQRKSRELLDNEELQNLWFLLDKHQVPPTTGDEAMIDYESFLKVGESAGAKCESFFTARVYAKLLLNDPYGRISIMQFFNYVMRKVWLHQTRIGLSLYDVAGQGFLRESDLENYILELIPTLPQLDGLEKSFYSFYVCTAVRKFFFFLDPLRTGKIKIQDILACSFLDDLLELRDEELSKESQESNWFSAPSALRVYGQYLNLDKDHNGMLSKDELSRYGTGTLTTVFLDRVYQECLTYDGEMDYKTYLDFVLALENRKEPAALQYIFKLLDMENKGYLNVFALHYFFRAIQEQMKIHGQEPVSFQDVKDEIFDMVKPIDPYKLTLQDLVNSGQGDTVTSILIDLNGFWTYENREVLVTTDENNAADLEDT